From one Liolophura sinensis isolate JHLJ2023 chromosome 10, CUHK_Ljap_v2, whole genome shotgun sequence genomic stretch:
- the LOC135476885 gene encoding visual pigment-like receptor peropsin, translating into MSDIRIIANDKANRLQLIMGLQESKSQQITAFRVRPEETYDKTWTIAVASAETTEDEAERRREDTCCSRTATDATLPPSRDPSVDTNFCLTHDSGLTHDSGLTHDSGLTHDSDLIHDSGLTHDSALTHDSGLTHDSGLTHDSGLTHDSDLTHDSGLTQDACPSEGFGPKPDENLESDQSLGQSTQHSMALLESEILIIENDGKIAEINITLQTEEEEIFGHIVLPEHVYVGMGIYLSTTGCLALLANLLVVFIFVRTRHLRVATNLQLLNLSLADIGVVVLAYPFAIRSNFAGKWLYGVAGCQWYGFSGFFFGNVSMSTLSLLSFDRYITVCRPNSDFKIRTVKQAVTVLCFIWIEALLFAILPVLGWSRYHLEPFQTSCTVDWYNHSPEAVSFVGCLTLYITINVTIIMVCYGCIAHKVREHGKTNVCAKSRKSKSGDQKTAILIALQVFGFLVCWMPYAVTSLWLSYGSSTKTSLNLTVLPAMFAKFAPLVNPLIYVAVNYNFRRAFADIACCRINSKTMKSTESGKCVRVSEIHTKMCLSCIPLSWPFNSNSTPEESV; encoded by the exons ATGAGCGATATccgaattatagccaatgacaagGCGAATAGACTACAGCTTATTATGGGCCT GCAGGAAAGCAAGTCACAACAAATCACCGCCTTTCGGGTACgtccagaagaaacatatgataagacCTGGACAATAGCCGTGGCCTCGGCAGAGACTACTGAAGATGAGGCGGAGAGACGAAGAGAAGACACCTGCTGTTCTAGGACAGCCACAGACGCAACACTGCCCCCGTCCCGAGACCCATCAGT AGACACAA ATTTTTGTCTGACTCATGATTCTGGTCTGACTCATGATTCTGGTCTGACTCATGATTCTGGCCTGACTCACGATTCTGATCTGATTCATGATTCTGGTCTGACTCATGATTCTGCACTGACTCATGATTCTGGTCTGACTCATGATTCTGGCCTGACTCACGATTCTGGTCTGACTCATGATTCTGATCTGACTCATGATTCTGGTCTGACTCAAGATGCTTGTCCGAGTGAAGGATTTGGTCCTAAGCCAGACGAGAATCTTGAGTCAGATCAGAGTCTTGGGCAAAGTACTCAAC ATAGCATGGCTTTGTTGGAGTCCGAGATACTCATTATAGAGAACGATGGCAAAATAGCTGAAATAAACATAACTCTTCAGACTGAGGAGGAAGAAATCTTCGGGCACATTGTACTTCCGGAACATGTGTATGTGGGAATGGGCATCTACTTGTCCACCACAG GATGTCTAGCATTGCTGGCTAATTTGCTGGTGGTTTTCATCTTCGTTCGAACTCGTCATCTCCGAGTGGCCACCAATCTCCAGTTGCTCAACCTTAGCCTAGCCGACATCGGGGTTGTGGTACTGGCCTATCCATTCGCCATCCGATCCAACTTTGCAGGG AAATGGCTGTACGGAGTGGCTGGGTGCCAATGGTACGGTTTCTCTGGCTTTTTCTTCGGCAATGTCAGCATGAGTACTTTGAGCCTTCTCAGTTTTGACCGGTACATCACCGTCTGTCGTCCCAACTCAG attttaaaattCGGACGGTGAAGCAGGCAGTGACAGTGCTGTGTTTTATCTGGATAGAAGCCCTACTATTCGCCATTCTTCCTGTTCTGGGCTGGAGCAGATATCACCTGGAACCCTTCCAG ACCTCGTGCACGGTAGACTGGTACAATCACTCCCCAGAAGCTGTCTCCTTTGTCGGCTGCCTTACTTTGTACATCACTATCAACGTGACCATCATCATGGTGTGTTACGGGTGCATAGCGCATAAAGTCAGGGAGCATGGCAAGACCAATGTCTGTGCTAAAAGCAGGAAGAGCAAATCTGGAGATCAGAAAACAGCTATT CTGATAGCCCTTCAGGTATTTGGTTTCCTCGTCTGCTGGATGCCATATGCCGTGACCTCATTGTGGCTGTCGTATGGCAGCTCAACCAAGACTTCCCTCAACCTGACGGTACTTCCTGCAATGTTCGCCAAATTTGCGCCTCTCGTCAACCCGTTGATATACGTGGCCGTGAACTACAACTTCCGACGTGCCTTCGCGGACATAGCCTGTTGTAGAATCAATAGTAAAACTATGAAAAGCACGGAGAGTGGGAAGTGTGTACGAGTGTCTGAGATCCATACGAAAATGTGCTTGTCGTGTATACCTCTGAGCTGGCCATTCAATAGTAACTCTACGCCGGAGGAAAGTGTGTAG